In the genome of Micromonospora terminaliae, one region contains:
- a CDS encoding putative protein N(5)-glutamine methyltransferase: MPATLFSPDRPALVRRLRAAGCVFAEDEAELLIAAADSAEALTDLVDRRVAGLPLEHLLGWAEFCGLRVAVDPGVFVPRGRTALLVTAAAAVAGPSPAVLDLCCGSGAAALVLHGRLAPRWLAAADVDPAAVACARRNLTPLGVPVYQGDLFAPLPARWRGRLDLVVANAPYVPSDAVAMLPPEARLHEAPVALDGGADGLAVLRRVAAGAAEWLAPGGHLAVEVSAGQATALCAILTDAGLDPSVVHDDDLEATAVTARRPG; the protein is encoded by the coding sequence ATGCCAGCCACCCTGTTCTCCCCGGACCGTCCCGCCCTCGTCCGGCGGTTGCGCGCCGCCGGCTGCGTCTTCGCCGAGGACGAGGCGGAGCTGCTCATCGCCGCCGCCGACTCGGCCGAGGCGCTGACCGACCTGGTCGACCGCCGGGTCGCCGGCCTGCCGCTCGAGCACCTGCTCGGCTGGGCCGAGTTCTGCGGCCTGCGGGTCGCCGTCGACCCCGGGGTGTTCGTGCCCCGCGGGCGGACCGCCCTGCTGGTCACCGCCGCCGCGGCGGTGGCCGGCCCGTCGCCCGCCGTGCTCGACCTCTGCTGCGGTTCGGGCGCCGCCGCGCTGGTGCTGCACGGCCGGCTGGCGCCCCGCTGGCTGGCCGCCGCCGACGTCGACCCGGCCGCGGTGGCCTGCGCCCGGCGCAACCTGACCCCGCTGGGCGTGCCGGTCTACCAGGGCGACCTGTTCGCGCCGCTGCCGGCCCGGTGGCGGGGGCGGCTGGACCTGGTGGTGGCGAACGCCCCGTACGTGCCGAGCGACGCGGTGGCCATGCTGCCGCCGGAGGCGCGGCTGCACGAGGCCCCGGTGGCGCTGGACGGCGGCGCGGACGGGCTGGCCGTGCTGCGCCGGGTGGCCGCCGGCGCGGCCGAGTGGCTGGCCCCCGGTGGGCACCTCGCGGTGGAGGTGAGCGCCGGCCAGGCCACGGCGCTCTGCGCCATCCTCACCGACGCCGGCCTGGACCCGTCCGTGGTGCACGACGACGACCTGGAGGCCACCGCCGTCACGGCCCGCCGCCCCGGGTGA
- a CDS encoding ROK family protein — translation MGSAGVPVVVGLDNGGTSNNATVLTVDGRFLVDGLVEIPSEVQAGPEAAIEALARALDGVLALTGVPRELVRAVGLDTPGPASATGVISSRGSTNFSQPAWRGYDVRSALEHRLGLPVVYANDGNAAALYAHHTHFGADAMARSSVAAIVGTGLGGGVVESGRVVGGAAGMAGEFGHVHIPLDGLLGPGQPVPVCACGFAGDVESVASLTAIANNLLPYWLGRFPGHPLAAEEPARAAKLVRGYGERGDPLARELFTQQAMALGRLFTIAANFTDPHAYFVGGGVVEAAPEFRDWFLATVREHTVLRAEQRAVATFALVPDRDMAGARGVAIAALEAVRGGAAAGPLVAG, via the coding sequence GTGGGCAGTGCGGGTGTGCCGGTGGTGGTGGGTCTGGACAACGGCGGCACGAGCAACAACGCCACCGTGCTGACGGTCGACGGCCGGTTCCTGGTGGACGGGCTGGTCGAGATCCCGAGCGAGGTCCAGGCCGGTCCGGAGGCGGCGATCGAGGCTCTCGCCCGGGCCCTGGACGGGGTGCTGGCGCTCACCGGGGTGCCCCGCGAGCTGGTCCGCGCGGTCGGGCTGGACACCCCCGGCCCGGCCAGCGCCACCGGGGTGATCTCCTCGCGCGGCTCGACCAACTTCTCCCAGCCCGCCTGGCGCGGCTACGACGTGCGCAGCGCGCTGGAGCACCGGCTCGGCCTGCCCGTGGTCTACGCCAACGACGGCAACGCGGCGGCCCTCTACGCCCACCACACGCATTTCGGCGCCGACGCGATGGCCCGGTCCTCGGTCGCCGCGATCGTGGGCACCGGGCTCGGTGGCGGCGTGGTCGAGAGCGGCCGGGTGGTCGGCGGTGCGGCCGGCATGGCCGGCGAGTTCGGGCACGTGCACATCCCGCTCGACGGGCTGCTCGGGCCGGGCCAGCCGGTGCCCGTGTGCGCCTGCGGCTTCGCCGGCGACGTGGAGAGCGTCGCCTCGCTCACCGCCATCGCGAACAACCTGCTGCCGTACTGGCTGGGCCGGTTCCCGGGGCACCCGCTGGCCGCCGAGGAACCGGCCCGGGCGGCGAAGCTCGTCCGCGGCTACGGCGAGCGGGGCGACCCGCTGGCGCGCGAGCTCTTCACCCAGCAGGCCATGGCGCTGGGTCGGCTGTTCACCATCGCGGCCAACTTCACCGACCCGCACGCGTACTTCGTGGGCGGCGGGGTGGTGGAGGCGGCGCCGGAGTTCCGCGACTGGTTCCTGGCCACCGTGCGGGAGCACACCGTGCTCCGCGCCGAGCAGCGCGCGGTGGCGACCTTCGCGCTGGTGCCCGACCGGGACATGGCCGGGGCGCGCGGGGTGGCCATCGCGGCGCTGGAGGCGGTCCGCGGCGGGGCCGCCGCCGGCCCGCTGGTCGCCGGCTGA
- a CDS encoding DUF397 domain-containing protein, translated as MNGTNSHRRPVTGWRKSSHSGDEGACVEMAPLPEAVAVRDSKDPAGPVLVFRPAAWAAFTDAPPRP; from the coding sequence ATGAACGGCACGAACAGCCACCGACGGCCGGTGACCGGCTGGCGCAAGAGCAGCCACAGCGGCGATGAGGGCGCGTGCGTCGAGATGGCGCCGCTGCCGGAGGCGGTCGCGGTCCGCGACTCCAAGGACCCGGCCGGCCCGGTGCTGGTGTTCCGCCCGGCCGCCTGGGCCGCCTTCACCGACGCCCCGCCGCGCCCCTGA
- a CDS encoding helix-turn-helix domain-containing protein — protein sequence MAPKTARARRLGIALRTHREAAGLTLEAAADEINSTRSTLSRYENAQTLVSPATVRALLTLYGVGPDEIAAAVQLAKDARKPGWWVSYSYLLDRRTIDFIALEAEATGIANFEPSVVPGLLQTADYIRGVMRGGPHTLSDEQVEQRVKLRLDRQQRLTGDDPPILDAIIDEGALLRPVGDRTVMGGQLQHLLKMAELPNITVQVIPLSAGYHRGTRGSLHILEFADPEDPIIASVETVAGQMVLDRPGDLRTCTKIMEHLRTVALSPAASRDELLRLLNER from the coding sequence ATGGCGCCGAAGACCGCCCGGGCCCGACGGCTCGGCATCGCCCTGCGGACCCACCGGGAGGCCGCCGGCCTCACCCTGGAGGCCGCGGCCGACGAGATCAACAGCACCCGCAGCACCCTGTCCCGCTACGAGAACGCGCAGACGCTGGTCAGCCCGGCCACCGTGCGGGCGCTGCTCACCCTCTACGGGGTGGGGCCCGACGAGATCGCCGCGGCCGTGCAGCTCGCCAAGGACGCCCGCAAGCCGGGCTGGTGGGTCTCCTACTCGTACCTGCTGGACCGGCGGACCATCGACTTCATCGCCCTGGAGGCGGAGGCGACCGGCATCGCGAACTTCGAGCCGTCGGTGGTGCCCGGCCTGCTCCAGACCGCCGACTACATCCGGGGAGTGATGCGCGGTGGCCCGCACACCCTCAGCGACGAGCAGGTGGAGCAGCGGGTCAAGCTGCGCCTCGACCGCCAGCAACGGCTCACGGGTGACGATCCGCCGATCCTCGACGCCATCATCGACGAGGGGGCGTTACTGCGCCCGGTCGGGGACCGGACCGTGATGGGGGGTCAGCTCCAGCACCTGCTCAAGATGGCCGAACTGCCGAACATCACCGTGCAGGTGATCCCCCTCTCCGCCGGATACCACCGGGGGACCCGGGGGTCGCTGCACATCCTGGAGTTCGCCGACCCGGAGGACCCGATCATCGCCTCGGTGGAGACGGTCGCCGGGCAGATGGTGCTGGACCGGCCGGGCGACCTGCGCACCTGCACGAAGATCATGGAGCACCTGCGGACCGTGGCGCTGAGCCCGGCGGCCAGCCGGGACGAGCTGCTCCGCCTGCTGAACGAGAGGTAG